ataaggtgaatagcaggtgtcttttcccgagggtggggaattttaagactaggggacatatttttaagatgagaggagaaagatttagaaatgaTATAAgaagcaaatttttttaaaaacactatggtttgtgtgtgggaagaaCTTCCTGAGGACGTGGTGGAtggagttacaaagtttaaaagacatttggataagtacatgaataagtaaTGTTTGGAAGTGATAAtgagccaagcgcaggcaggtggcgCTAGTCTAttttgggattatagttggcatggacgggttgggccaaagggtctgtttataTGCTGCATGACTCGATAACTGCAAGTACTTCAGAGCAAAacgaaatatttttgaagtgtagtacGTTGAAACCCAACAGCCAGTTTACCCACAGCAAGATCACACAAACAGTAAAGCAATATTGACAAGATTGTCTGTTCTTGGACTACCAACTGAAGGATTAATATTTGTCAGGATATTGGGGGCTGTTCTTTTGCTTATCTTTAAATTTTTGCCATGGTTTTCTTTTCCAGTTGGACATCAGCTAAAAATTTAATGCAGAAGACAGATGTTCTTTAGTGCTTCCAATTTTTGGAAAATTCCTACTCCAGTTTTGAAATTTGATCTCATGTTACTGACCGCAGTCAAAGAGTCTAAATCCGAGTTTAATCTCCTCATAAGTGTCTCTGGAATCTCCCTGGTGCTCCATTACAATCTGAAGGAAATCAGAGAAACTTACTCTCCTGTGGAAAATACAAAATTCAGTAACTAGTGAGGTTTTCCAGCACAAGCACCCTCATTCTACTCCAAAAAAAGCCGTAGAATGCAGCCAAAAGAAATTGCAGCTGAAGTAAGACAAAGACAACTGAACCATAAAGAAGGAAGATGGAAGCGATTAGCTTCCCGATTTTCTCAGTAAATGGGTGATATGTGGTCCCTTCACCTTGCCTGAAGCACAATGGTTATCCCTACTGTCAAGTAACCCATGAAGTTTTCAACCTTTTGTGATCCCCTAAGTGAAGATCAAATTTGCAGATAAGGATCACAAGAGTCATATAGCCTGAagcaggccctccagcccaacagattcatgccaaccaggtttcctaaactgaatgtGTCTATGTTTGACCCAGTTCGCTCTAAACCATTCcaatcatgtacctgtccaaacgcctttgaaacattgtaattatTCCTGCATCTACCatatcctctggcagcttgtacCATATATGTGCCAGTTGGTACCCATTTAAATCCTCACCAACAGAAGTTAGCACTTTCAGAAAAAGTGTAAAATAAAGGGGAACAGAAAGTAAATGTCTGATTGTGTAATACAAAAACAGCTGGAATCAGAGTGTTAATTGCCACAGGGAAATGTGGCCATAATGACACTTACTCTTCTTTTGACATTCTCAAATTTCTCATTGTTTTCCTCAGCTCTTGATGGTTCACAAGAAATCCTAGGGTCTGCAGAGCTGTAAGGACTTCATTTGTACTGAGATACCCGGATAACATAAGTAATTAGCATAGGTGAAGCATTTTCCTCTTAGATAAAGTTCCATTAAATTTTGACTACTTATTCACTGTTTTCAATATGTGTGGCTCATTAGAATTGATCAAAAATCATTCTGCGTTAGCAGAAACAGCAATGTGCATTTCTATAGTGTATTTATCCTAGGAAAATATCCCGAGATGCTTCATCACCAAGTAGTATGAGATACTGAACACATGAGAAGGTGTTAAGGAAGGTGATCAAATGCTTGATCAGAGTGATTAGATTTACGTGCATCTTAAAGGAAGGCAGAGAGGTTCGACATGGTAAATTCCAGAGTTTCATTCCAGATGCTTGAAAGTATTGGTGGTTATAATTAGAATCTGTTCAAATTGGCAGCATGGATATCTCctaagaattaggagcagaagtaggcagctcgagcctgctccaccgtttgatatgatcatggctaatctcatctCAGAGGGCTTTTAGAGCTGAAATAGGTTGCAAAGATGGAGAGGGGTAATGTGAGGAGGAATTCAAAAATGAGGATGAAAATCTCAAACGGGAACCAATATAGGTCGAGCATGGATGATTGGAAAGGTAAGATACACATGTGAAGATCCATTATTTGCAGAAATGGCTAGCCGCAGAGGGTGAGAGGTTAGTAGTGCTGTTAAGGACTCTTGGTTATCCACAACTTACCCACTCAAGAATGCAATTGCTCCTACTTACTCCGGTATTATTTGTCCCTTGcaccatcaccaataagggacaatctaaccaccgccccattggtgttcaatggtgttaccatcacttaagcccctactatcaacaccctgggggttaccattgtccAAAGACTCagctggactcatcacataaacacagtggctacaagggcaggtcagaagctggaaatactgcggcgaataactcacctcatgactcctcaaagcctgcccaccatctacaaggcataagtcaggagtttgatggaatactccccacttgcttggatgagtgcagccccaacaacaccaagaagcttgacaccatccaggacaaagcagtcggcttgattggcactatatttacaagcattcactccctccaccgctgacgctcagtagcagcagtgtgtactctctacaggaggcacagaagaaattcaccaaagatcctcagacagcaccttccaaacctacggccacttccatccagaaggacaagggcagcaggtatatgggaacaccactaagttcaccttcaagtcactcaccattctgacttggaaatataatgccattccttcactgtcactgggtcaaaatctgtttgggtctgtttgagtgtgtgagcatgtgtgtgtgagaatttgtgtctgtgtgtgagtgtgtgtatatgtgtgggtgtAATGTGACATgaacccccatacacacacacatccctctctccttcacacacacacacatttcccctctctccttcacacacacacattccccctctctccttcacacgcacacacacacaattaatccatggggtgaatttgtattgcagatttgtaattcattcaatgtagatacattctattttgttcaaacgGCACACAATTTGTAggcagtcaatgtggcatttcataaattcctactttggaaataaaaccaatctgactccaagTTGATGCACATCCAGAttccaaacaaggcctcacacctaaagtgcattgcctggtctggaatgtCACCTCTAGAATACAGAGGGAACTGATAAGACCTTTAGTTGCCTTGGGACACTgccttgaaagaaattctggaattttgcACATtcatcctttctaactgattaaagatttaacagacaTCTTAGATTTGGTCAACactgcatcagttctatgaccctttgatcttttgcttataagttctgtgtctgatgccaactctctcactgacacctgagaGAAAGAACAAGATTCAGAAAGCTTGTCTcttcaaacctgttggactataacctatttaacaaggtgtggagctggatgagcgcagcaggctcttaagatgctgcttggcctgctgtgtttacccagctccacactttgttatctcagattctccagcatctgcaattcctat
The sequence above is a segment of the Stegostoma tigrinum isolate sSteTig4 chromosome 28, sSteTig4.hap1, whole genome shotgun sequence genome. Coding sequences within it:
- the LOC132206025 gene encoding centrin-1-like, which translates into the protein MLSGYLSTNEVLTALQTLGFLVNHQELRKTMRNLRMSKEEGSQKVENFMGYLTVGITIVLQARRVSFSDFLQIVMEHQGDSRDTYEEIKLGFRLFDCDGDGKITFDNLKDACKSAGVYFSHQNLQDLSKEVDMNGDEK